Proteins encoded by one window of Sphingomonas ginkgonis:
- a CDS encoding DUF2842 domain-containing protein: MTAFRKLGGMFAIILLIIVWAVIVASAAPLVGRWPILLQLPFYLVTGIIWIAPLKPLLRWMETGRWRVEPPRG, from the coding sequence ATGACCGCCTTCCGCAAGCTCGGCGGCATGTTCGCCATCATCCTCCTGATCATCGTCTGGGCGGTGATCGTCGCGTCGGCCGCGCCGCTCGTGGGCCGCTGGCCGATCCTACTCCAGCTCCCCTTCTATCTCGTGACGGGGATAATCTGGATCGCGCCGCTCAAGCCGCTGCTGCGCTGGATGGAGACGGGGCGCTGGCGGGTGGAACCGCCCCGGGGTTGA
- a CDS encoding 5-formyltetrahydrofolate cyclo-ligase codes for MAVPSPSPVADKQALRAAMRERRRAYAASLSHDTRLALEQALVETAAPLLLSARVVAGYQPMKDEMSVLPLLAAAEQRGLVTALPAFAARDARMSFRAGPPLDPGPWGILQPAPEAPTVAPDLVIVPLLAIDRRGNRIGMGKGHYDRALPGLREEGARLIGAGWAFQRVAEPIAADPWDVPLDGFLSPEGLEEFKR; via the coding sequence ATGGCGGTCCCGTCACCCTCCCCCGTCGCTGACAAGCAGGCCCTCCGCGCCGCGATGCGCGAGCGGCGCCGCGCCTACGCCGCGAGCCTGTCGCACGACACGCGACTCGCGCTCGAGCAGGCGCTGGTGGAAACGGCCGCGCCGTTGCTCCTGTCCGCGCGCGTCGTCGCCGGCTATCAGCCCATGAAGGACGAGATGAGCGTGCTCCCGCTGCTCGCCGCGGCGGAGCAGCGAGGCCTGGTCACCGCCCTTCCCGCCTTCGCGGCCCGCGATGCGCGGATGAGCTTCCGGGCGGGCCCGCCGCTCGACCCCGGGCCGTGGGGCATCCTCCAGCCCGCACCCGAGGCACCGACGGTCGCGCCCGATCTCGTCATCGTCCCGCTGCTGGCGATCGACCGCCGGGGCAATCGCATCGGCATGGGCAAGGGCCACTACGACCGCGCGCTCCCGGGGCTGCGCGAAGAAGGTGCCCGGCTGATCGGCGCCGGATGGGCGTTCCAGCGGGTGGCGGAGCCGATCGCCGCCGATCCCTGGGATGTTCCGCTCGACGGCTTCCTGTCGCCCGAAGGCCTCGAGGAGTTCAAGCGATGA
- a CDS encoding cell division protein ZapA → MAEVELSIAGRTYRVGCRDGEEENLRAAGALVDSKSREALSGLGALSEARQLLFASLLIADQLIEKKGPEAVPPPQPPADPMVARRVEALADRIERLADNLEQSLA, encoded by the coding sequence ATGGCCGAGGTCGAACTGTCGATTGCCGGCCGGACCTACCGGGTCGGGTGCCGCGACGGCGAGGAAGAGAATCTGCGGGCCGCGGGCGCGCTGGTCGACAGCAAGAGCCGCGAGGCGCTGTCCGGGCTCGGCGCCTTGTCCGAGGCGCGCCAGCTGCTGTTCGCCTCACTGCTGATCGCCGACCAGCTGATCGAGAAGAAGGGCCCGGAGGCGGTCCCCCCGCCCCAGCCGCCCGCCGACCCGATGGTCGCCCGCCGGGTCGAAGCGCTCGCCGATCGCATCGAGCGATTGGCCGACAACCTTGAGCAGTCGCTCGCCTGA
- the tkt gene encoding transketolase: protein MQTTQRRLANAIRALSMDAVETANSGHPGMPMGMADAATALFTRVLKFDPAQPRWHDRDRFVLSAGHGSMLIYALLHLTGYAQPTLDDMRRFRQLGSPCAGHPENFELPGVETTTGPLGQGLATAVGMAIAERHLNAIYGDELVDHRTYVIAGDGCLMEGINHEATGLAGHLKLGRLIVLWDDNKITIDGSTELSRNEDVMARHAAMGWHTIECDGLDANKVAQALDKAIADPRPSLIRCKTIIGYGAPNKQGTSATHGSALGKDEVAAARKELGLSPEEFSIPDDVLSSWRSCGQRSVAERQAWEKRLAAHSKKAEFLARMEGKADDRWLQPYLDELLKSPPKVATRKASEMALEVINTAVPATVGGSADLTGSNNTRTKGQQPLTADDYGGRYIYYGIREFGMAAAMNGMALHGGVIPYGGTFLVFSDYCRPAIRLSALQNARVIYVMTHDSIGLGEDGPTHQPIEQLQSLRAMPNLDVYRPADAVETAECWALALQSEGPSLLALSRQNLRPVRTEAAEENLTARGGYVLKKAGGERKVVLIATGSEVEIALDVAARLEEQDVGADVVSLPCWERFEAQPADYRDSVLPPVGPEQILRVSIEAGSTFGWERLTMVQGLRFGIDGFGASAPGPALYDHFGLTADHITPKIMEALRA, encoded by the coding sequence ATGCAGACGACGCAGCGTCGCCTCGCCAACGCCATTCGAGCGCTCTCCATGGACGCGGTCGAAACCGCGAACAGCGGTCACCCGGGCATGCCGATGGGCATGGCCGACGCCGCCACTGCGCTGTTCACCCGGGTCCTGAAGTTCGACCCGGCCCAGCCGCGCTGGCACGACCGCGACCGCTTCGTGCTGTCGGCGGGCCACGGCTCGATGCTGATCTACGCGCTGCTTCACCTCACCGGCTATGCGCAGCCCACGCTCGACGACATGCGGCGCTTCCGCCAGCTCGGCAGCCCCTGCGCCGGGCATCCGGAGAATTTCGAGCTGCCGGGAGTCGAGACGACCACCGGTCCGCTCGGTCAGGGTCTTGCTACCGCGGTCGGCATGGCGATCGCCGAGCGTCACCTCAATGCGATCTACGGCGACGAGCTGGTCGACCACCGGACTTATGTGATCGCCGGCGACGGCTGCCTGATGGAGGGCATCAACCACGAGGCGACGGGGCTCGCCGGGCATCTCAAGCTCGGCCGGCTGATCGTCCTGTGGGACGACAACAAGATTACCATCGACGGCTCGACCGAGCTCAGCCGCAACGAGGACGTGATGGCCCGCCACGCCGCGATGGGCTGGCACACGATCGAATGCGATGGGCTCGACGCCAACAAGGTCGCGCAGGCGCTCGACAAGGCGATCGCCGACCCGCGGCCGAGCCTCATCCGCTGCAAGACGATCATCGGCTATGGCGCGCCCAACAAGCAGGGCACGTCGGCGACCCACGGATCGGCGCTCGGCAAGGACGAGGTCGCCGCGGCGCGCAAGGAGCTGGGCCTCTCGCCGGAGGAGTTCAGCATTCCCGACGACGTCCTCTCCTCGTGGCGGAGCTGCGGCCAGCGCTCGGTCGCCGAGCGGCAGGCGTGGGAGAAGCGGCTCGCCGCGCATTCCAAGAAGGCGGAGTTCCTCGCCCGGATGGAGGGCAAGGCCGATGACCGCTGGCTTCAGCCCTACCTCGACGAGCTGCTCAAGAGCCCGCCCAAGGTCGCGACCCGCAAGGCGTCGGAGATGGCGCTGGAGGTGATCAACACCGCGGTGCCGGCGACCGTCGGCGGCTCGGCCGACCTCACCGGGTCGAACAACACCAGGACCAAGGGCCAGCAGCCGCTCACCGCCGACGATTATGGCGGTCGTTACATTTATTACGGAATTCGCGAGTTCGGAATGGCCGCCGCGATGAACGGGATGGCGCTGCACGGCGGGGTGATCCCCTACGGCGGCACCTTCCTCGTCTTCTCCGACTATTGCCGACCGGCGATCCGCCTCTCGGCGCTGCAGAACGCGCGGGTCATCTATGTGATGACCCATGACAGCATCGGGCTGGGCGAGGACGGGCCGACCCACCAGCCAATCGAGCAGCTGCAGAGCCTGCGGGCGATGCCCAACCTCGACGTCTACCGGCCGGCCGACGCGGTGGAGACCGCCGAGTGCTGGGCGCTGGCGCTGCAGTCGGAAGGGCCGTCGCTGTTGGCCCTGTCGCGCCAGAACCTCCGCCCGGTGCGCACCGAGGCGGCCGAGGAGAACCTCACCGCGCGCGGCGGATATGTGCTGAAGAAGGCCGGCGGCGAGCGCAAGGTGGTGCTGATCGCGACCGGCTCCGAGGTCGAGATTGCGCTCGACGTCGCAGCGCGGCTCGAGGAGCAGGACGTCGGCGCCGATGTCGTCTCGCTCCCCTGCTGGGAGCGGTTCGAGGCGCAACCGGCGGACTATCGCGACAGCGTCCTCCCGCCGGTCGGGCCCGAGCAGATCCTTCGGGTGTCGATCGAGGCCGGGTCCACCTTCGGCTGGGAACGGCTGACGATGGTCCAGGGGCTTCGCTTCGGGATCGACGGCTTCGGCGCGTCCGCGCCCGGGCCGGCCCTCTACGACCACTTCGGCCTGACCGCCGACCACATCACCCCCAAGATCATGGAGGCTCTCCGGGCATGA
- the gap gene encoding type I glyceraldehyde-3-phosphate dehydrogenase, whose translation MTKVAINGFGRIGRLVARAILERPDCGLELVAINDLADAKSNAWLFKRDSVHGMFPGEVSAEGNDLIINGKRIHVTAERDPANLPHAANGVELALECTGFFTDKAGGEKHLQAGAKRVLISAPAKGADLTVVYGVNHDKLTPEHKIVSNASCTTNCLAPVAKVLNDTIGIERGLMTTVHAYTNDQKILDQIHPDLRRARAAAMSIIPTTTGAARAVGEVLPELKGKLDGSAVRVPVPDGSLIDLTFTPKRDTSVEEVNAALKAAAENGPLKGVLVYSEDPLVSIDIVHTPQSSTVDSLETAVLEGKLVRVVSWYDNEWGFSNRMVDTACAMAKLG comes from the coding sequence ATGACCAAGGTAGCAATCAACGGCTTCGGCCGCATCGGCCGGCTCGTTGCCCGCGCCATCCTCGAGCGGCCCGACTGCGGGCTCGAGCTGGTCGCAATCAACGACCTCGCCGACGCCAAGTCTAACGCCTGGCTGTTCAAGCGCGACAGCGTCCACGGCATGTTCCCGGGCGAGGTGAGCGCCGAGGGCAACGACCTCATCATCAACGGCAAGCGGATCCACGTCACCGCCGAGCGCGACCCGGCCAACCTGCCGCACGCGGCGAACGGGGTCGAGCTGGCGCTCGAGTGCACTGGCTTCTTCACCGACAAGGCGGGCGGCGAGAAGCATCTGCAGGCGGGCGCCAAGCGGGTGCTGATCTCGGCCCCGGCCAAGGGCGCCGACCTCACCGTTGTCTACGGCGTCAACCACGACAAGCTGACCCCCGAGCACAAGATCGTCTCCAACGCGAGCTGCACCACCAACTGCCTCGCGCCGGTCGCCAAGGTGCTCAACGATACGATCGGGATCGAGCGCGGGCTAATGACCACGGTCCACGCCTACACCAACGACCAGAAGATCCTCGACCAGATCCACCCCGACCTGCGCCGCGCGCGCGCGGCGGCCATGTCGATCATCCCGACCACGACGGGCGCCGCCCGCGCGGTGGGCGAGGTGCTGCCGGAGCTCAAGGGCAAGCTCGACGGCTCGGCGGTGCGCGTTCCGGTGCCGGACGGCAGCCTGATCGACCTCACCTTTACCCCCAAGCGCGACACCAGCGTCGAGGAAGTCAACGCGGCGCTCAAGGCGGCGGCGGAAAACGGGCCGCTCAAGGGCGTGCTGGTCTATTCCGAGGATCCGCTGGTCTCGATCGACATCGTCCACACGCCGCAGAGCTCGACCGTCGACAGCCTGGAGACCGCGGTCCTCGAGGGCAAGCTGGTCCGCGTCGTCAGCTGGTACGACAATGAGTGGGGCTTCTCGAACCGCATGGTCGACACGGCCTGCGCGATGGCGAAGCTGGGCTAA
- a CDS encoding MOSC domain-containing protein: MGGRLLGIARRERPRAPMEVIEHGRIIPGQGVVGDFRGALKSGRNKREISILARADWEAALRELGQHVSWEMRRANLYVDGIFLPRSPGSRIRLSGGALLEVTGECDPCNRMNEIAEGLRAVLTPDWRGGVLTRVIEGGPIMVGDSVEVEE; encoded by the coding sequence ATGGGCGGGCGACTTCTGGGGATCGCGCGGCGGGAACGGCCGCGTGCCCCGATGGAGGTGATCGAGCATGGCCGCATCATCCCCGGACAGGGCGTCGTCGGCGACTTTCGCGGGGCGCTCAAGTCGGGCCGCAACAAGCGCGAGATCAGCATCCTCGCGCGCGCCGACTGGGAAGCCGCGCTGCGTGAGCTCGGGCAGCATGTCTCGTGGGAGATGCGGCGGGCAAACCTTTACGTCGACGGCATTTTCCTGCCGCGCAGCCCGGGAAGTCGGATCCGTCTGTCGGGTGGGGCGCTGCTCGAGGTGACCGGCGAGTGCGACCCCTGCAACCGGATGAACGAGATTGCCGAAGGGCTGCGGGCGGTGCTCACCCCCGATTGGCGCGGCGGGGTGCTCACCCGAGTGATCGAAGGCGGACCGATCATGGTCGGCGATAGCGTGGAAGTGGAAGAATGA
- a CDS encoding phosphoglycerate kinase codes for MSFRTLDDLPSDLTGKRVLVRVDLNVPMQDGAVSDDTRLRAALPTILDLADRGAIVLLLSHFGRPKGQSRPDMSTAQLVMPLHRLTGRSVRFIEDCAGPEAERAIATMLPGNIGILENTRFHAGEEKNDPELAKGIAALGDFYVNDAFSAAHRAHASTEGVAHLLPSFAGRAMQAELEALEKALGRPERPVAAVVGGAKVSSKLAVLGHLVDKVDHLIIGGGMANTFLAARGVDVGKSLCEKDLLGEAESIFEGAETAGCTVHLPYDVVVAKEFAANPASLRTCNVHEVAPDEMILDVGPAAVEALGDALKTCRTLVWNGPLGAFETPPFDAATVSLARTAAALTQDGSLVSVAGGGDTVAALNQAGVADQFSFVSTAGGAFLEWMEGRTLPGVAALLRQD; via the coding sequence ATGAGCTTCAGGACCCTCGACGACCTCCCGTCCGACCTCACCGGCAAGCGCGTGCTGGTCCGGGTCGACCTGAACGTGCCGATGCAGGACGGGGCGGTCAGCGACGACACCCGGCTCCGTGCGGCGTTGCCGACCATCCTCGACCTCGCCGACCGGGGCGCGATCGTGCTGCTGCTGTCGCACTTTGGTCGACCGAAGGGGCAGAGCCGTCCCGACATGTCGACCGCCCAGCTGGTTATGCCGCTGCACCGGCTGACCGGCCGCTCGGTCCGCTTCATCGAGGATTGCGCAGGGCCAGAGGCGGAACGGGCGATCGCGACCATGCTTCCGGGCAACATCGGCATTCTCGAGAACACCCGCTTCCATGCGGGCGAGGAGAAGAACGATCCCGAGCTGGCCAAAGGGATAGCGGCGCTCGGCGATTTCTACGTCAATGACGCCTTCTCCGCCGCGCATCGCGCGCATGCTTCCACGGAGGGTGTTGCACACCTGCTGCCGAGCTTCGCCGGTCGCGCGATGCAGGCCGAACTGGAAGCGTTGGAGAAGGCGCTCGGCCGTCCGGAGCGGCCCGTCGCGGCGGTGGTCGGCGGCGCCAAGGTCTCGTCCAAGCTGGCGGTGCTCGGCCATCTCGTCGACAAGGTCGATCACCTGATCATCGGCGGCGGAATGGCTAACACCTTCCTCGCGGCACGCGGTGTCGATGTCGGGAAATCCCTGTGCGAGAAGGACTTGCTGGGCGAAGCCGAGAGCATCTTCGAAGGCGCCGAGACGGCCGGTTGCACGGTGCACCTGCCCTATGACGTTGTGGTGGCCAAGGAGTTCGCCGCCAATCCGGCATCCCTGCGCACCTGCAACGTTCACGAGGTCGCGCCGGACGAGATGATCCTCGACGTCGGTCCGGCTGCGGTCGAGGCGCTCGGCGATGCGCTGAAGACCTGCCGCACCCTGGTCTGGAACGGGCCGCTCGGCGCATTCGAGACCCCGCCATTCGACGCGGCAACGGTGTCGCTGGCGCGGACCGCGGCGGCGCTGACGCAGGACGGCAGCCTCGTCTCGGTCGCCGGCGGCGGAGACACGGTCGCGGCTTTGAACCAGGCAGGGGTCGCCGACCAGTTCAGCTTCGTCTCGACCGCGGGCGGTGCCTTCCTCGAGTGGATGGAGGGGCGCACCCTGCCGGGGGTCGCCGCCCTGTTGCGGCAGGACTGA